taaacaatgataaaaatgtttttaatgtcatcccaacccaaataaaccaaacacaaaaataaaataaagagacattttacagcgcttatcttaaaaagcgctgtaaaagatccttttaaaaataaaataatgagtgttttataccttttacagcgcttttcacacaaagcgctgtaaacgactcttttgaaagtgagtaaaaaagacattttacagcgcttatttgacaaagcgctgtaaaaaagctttaaaaataatattcatcagacacctaatttcttcaaacaccttgtacgcatcatgggaatccaaaaaacatcagacacaaacccatttcttcaaacaccttgtacgcatcatgggaatccaaaaaacatcagacacaaacccatttcttcaaacaccttgtacgcatcatgggaatccccaaaaacaccagacacaaacccatttttcgcaacatggcaatgatcctgaataccaattaagtttcgatttaagaaggaaagagaatgtaaagagataaaaagggtgttgaggtggagattgaattgtgaaagagtaagctttgatgtttgtgaagaagatgcataaaaggagaagagtttggtgaagaggaagggatttttgtggtgaccagttactactatgtgggttttgcatgcatgttgagcttgtttaaaaaataacataacataacaaaacacaaaaacaataaggccttttacagcgcttatttggaaaaagcgctgtaaaagagccttttaaaattaacataaagagacattttagagcgcttatgtggaaaagcgctgtaaaaggctttaaaaaacattcatataacataataacacacggaggtcttttacagcgcttatttgggaaaagcgctgtaaaagagcctcttaaaattaacataaagagacattttagagcgcttatgtgtaaaagcgctgtaaaaggcattcaaataacataataacacacggaggtcttttacagcgcttatttgaaaaaagcgctgtaaaagagccttttaaaaatttaactaaagaagccttttagagcgcttatgtgtgaaagcgctgtaaaaggcattcatataacataataacacacggaggtcttttacagcgcttatttgaaaaaagcgctgtaaaagagccttttaaaaatttaactaaagaagccttttagagcgcttatgtgtgaaagcgctgtaaaaggcattcatataacataataacacacggaggtcttttacagcgcttatttgaaaaaagcgctgtaaaaggcattcaaataacataataacacacggaggtcttttacagcgcttatttgaaaaaagcgctgtaaaaggcattcaaataacataataacacacggaggtcttttacagcgcttatttgaaaaaagcgctgtaaaagagccttttaaaaatttaactaaagaagccttttagagcgctttacaaaataagcgctgtaaaaggcttataaaaagcgctgtaaaagtgttacgtatatataacagttacctcttcagtttcctcttcattacgtaaccttcatctcaaccttcatttcttctcttcttttgcaaaccctatcatcccgtcctttacgaaccttatttccacgatcatctccttcatttcgaaccttatttccatccaagatcatctctcccatttcacacaatatattttcattgaaatacgtaaccctcattacgtatttcttcaaaccgtatttctgtgaaccatatttctgtgaactttctgcaaaccctcttttctttgcatttcgtctttcttcgaaccatcattattcaggtattgatgttattaaatttttgtaatcattagaatgcatgttgagcttttttaagatatactgatacatgttgagtttgtttataataatgcatgatccatgttgagcttgttgatgttatactaaagtgcatgttgaacttgttgtagttaaatggatacaaacaaagatttagaagttcaaaatgaagaagttggcacctctaagacttacgaaaaagaagtcaaacgtggtgcaactatcatgcaaagggtgattaaagcacggagcagtggcattaaatttgaggtatactatatatactctgtttgctgtgtgtttttttatctttttttagggtttagggcatgtacttactatatgagtttattaggttggctggaacgagagtggtcagccagttgaccccaacagctccatgtttgtaagctacattggggctgttgttcgtcaaaatgtcccaataacaatagacaactggagagataaggcgttgaaggatgccaaagatatcatctggaatgacattcaagtaaatattttgatctactcttttgtcatttataattttttttctgtaaaatacattacttataattgttttcattgcagaccacttttgttcttgatgaggaacgaaagtcatatgttttgagagttgctgggaaaatccatcgtggatttagatcccatctctcaaatttctatctaaaagatagagaaggaaacacaaatgctgaacctccaaagatatatcaacattatatatcaaaggatgaatggagtgcatttgtttccaaacgttctgacccggcgtttgtcgtaagtgattaatttattagcatttgtgttttattattcatattcgtagcgtattttaaatttttacacaattgctattttttttttatatagaatattagtaaggcaaatcgcgaacgggcaagcaacccaaaacacccatacaagaaatcacgtatgggatatgcacgccttgaacaaaaaattgtaagtaattaaacatcacttgtaatttgtattataaactatagtgtgtaactaatttgtattattttgtttatgattttaacgaatagagaaaagacacccaagccgatcaacccttgggtcgtcatatcttatggaaggaagcgcgtgttaacaaagaaggagtggttgataatgaaaatgtcaagaaagttgtagaactttgtgtaagtatattatcactttaatattttttaatattgtattttaaaaatgctattgaacttatctttttaatgttacatgtattttaggaaactattgaacaaagttctgaaactcaagagggcaacaaggatacgtgcagggacattcttgggaaagtgtttaatgtccctgagtattccggtcgagtgagggggaaaggatttggcgtaactcccaaaagcttttttcctcaagagaagcgccaaaaaccttccaacgaggaagtattagagaagctcagaatcttatcggagcaagtggcactcttggtgaatacgaataaagacaagcaacttccggttcagctccaacctgaaatacaaatggagagtgaaaccgggagttgcaacgtcggtttgaagagtattcccgaggtaattaattacttactacttacttgcttatgtaattacttatgtattaaacaaacttatatattaactgtacttatgttttaactattgatgtagggtgtcactacatgtgtcctatacttgtcctcgccgactcaacggaaggtgggaaaaggaatattgcacaatacttcgggagaagtattgcacaatattccgatccccgcgggccatgtcaaagtatcgcctacggttgctttcgaaccaactgcaccgttgcccataccggacaacgatggagatatgaagttcttaagcgacgctattggcagttacgtggcatggcccacacaccttgttgccctcgaaaaaaagattcccaaggacaaatcagttacatctcccgaaaaggtttgtcacatttattgcctaaggttttttattttttcagattcaataaactaacattttacctcatttttgtaggtccaaataaataaaccacccctacagccaaaaaaaggcagcagacctcaaaaattggaggttaatagggctgccaaactacaaaggctggagggtaataaagctgcaaaacttgcagcaacaaaaaatctggatcggggaaaatcggtcgctgctgctgctgctcctaataaaagtcagccacgccttggtaaatacggggcgtgtcttgacatccaaataaaaaggaacatgggcagcagcaacgattcgcccattgtacaaatgaatcaagacatctttggagatgagtatattgaatacctcgaaaaggagcaaatgtacgatcttctcgaacataaggagctgagtgttactgtaatcagcttgtacataaggtaaaaaatacttttaattgcatttatttgtaattaattaaatgtattggtaattaatctagtttaaaattttcattgaaggtttttgtacgagaaggtcgtgtgcacgaggaaactgtcaaataaatactcattcttgtctccgcataagatgtcgatgttcaaactcgatccagacaatgtaaaacactacattgtagatatgtttttaagaaataaagaaagtgataaattgttcttggcaccatataattcagggtacgtaattttatcttttttaattgatgagaatttaatttattagttgtctataaacaaaattgcttaaccaattttttgttgttgtagggcacattgggtgctatttgcaatcaatgcggtctctgaagtgatatactatttggatcccgtgcacggcgattacaccaatcaccccggaataaagaatatgctcgacacgtaagtaatattcatttatttcttacatatatatatttatatatatatatatataaatatatatatgtaagaaataaatgaatattacttacgtgtcgagcatattctttattccggggtgattggtgtaatcgccgtgcacgggatccaaatagtatatcacttcagagaccgcattgattgcaaatagcacccaatgtgccctacaacaacaaaaaattggttaagcaattttgtttatagacaactaataaattaaattctcatcaattaaaaaagataaaattacgtaccctgaattatatggtgccaagaacaatacaagaaaagcgctgtaaaatgtacaagaaaagcgctgtaaaatgcagacccataatatgaaattatgggtgggcattttacagcgcttttttgagaaagcgctgtaatatgcacacccatatatgaaattatgggtgggcatattacagcgctttgtgagaaagcgctataatatgcccacccatatatgaaattatggttgggcatattagagcgcttttttgagaaagcgctgtaaaatgcacacccataactcatataatggggtgcatattacatcgctttttgtgaagaagcgctgtaaaatgtgcataacaagcgcgcgttgtatttacatgttttatagcgcttttttaaaagcgctgttgtatcatttacagcggtCGTTTCCaaagcgcttatttttttgaaaaagcgctgtaaatggcttaaaaaaagcgctgtaatatgcgttttttcgcgtagtgatcaAACTATCATCCTCTTCATTGAGGAAATTGTCTAATAGAAAATCTTCTCTGTAATGAAGAAGGTCGACGAAACCCTCATCTCTATTTCCTATTCCTTGAAAGTCTCCTTTAGTTATCAACTTCTAAAATTCTGATTGCTCTATTAGGGTGAGGTCCTTAAGTGGAGAGTATTGGGAAGTATCTCTTTATTAGaataagatatctctatgacaCTATCCTTGCTACACTCATCAACCTAGGAGATATTGGGCTTATCTACAATAGGTTCGTCTATAGCAACACCCTTGCAtattttatcaatgataaagACTTCTGCCTTGGCCACCTCCCTAGTTTCTTTCACTGTAAAAGCTCTATCTAGGGATTATCTTACTTTGAGAGAGGTAATCTCATGTTTTTCTTGTGACTTGACTATAGCTATAGCCTGTAGAGTTCGTCTCATTTACATCATTCTCTTTTGAGTTATGATAGGAGGAAATAGGCCAGAGTATTATTTGAGCCTTTCTTGTTCAATTCCCATTGGCCTCCCTAGATTGTGGGAATTTTTATCATCCTCTCGACTTGAATTCTTGATCGCTCCTCACGTTAATTTTTGGAGAAGTCACACCAGTCTCCATGGTAATCATCACTACTCACTTTTTTTTGCTTAGCAATAGGATAATCATTAACTAGTGGCATGATCAACTGCTCACCTTTCTTAGGGAATGCCATGTTATGCCACAAGTGCTTGTCTGTCCTTCGAATAACATGTGAGGATCTTGTTGATGTGAAAGATAAATGCATTGTTGAAACCAAACTCGttttatatttagagttttgatgttaacaaaagtattttatgagaacaatatatttaacttcAAAGAGTACGAAAAAATATTCATGTTTTGTGAAGAAAATCTgtaataagatttgattcaaatttataattgaagaaaatctaaaataagttttgattccaaattataattgataaaaatctaaaatacgatttgattcaaatttataattgaagaaaatttaaaataagatttaattcaaatttataattaagaaaatctaaaataagatttgattcaaatttataattgatgaaaatctaaaataagatttgattcttatttataattgaagaaaatgtgtgaccaagttgaaaagaagatatggtcaatatttgaagaatatttcaagaatatttgaagaagatttgattaatatttgaagaagatttaattaaaatttgaagaagatttgatcatgatttgaagagtttatttgaagaatttacaaactcaatctacacaaaatatgaacataatagATTTGAAGAAtctacaaactcaatctacacaaaatagaaatagaatcaatttgaagaatttacaaactcaatctgaacaagatacaatttagaattaaacaaggGTGAAATTGAAgtccaaattttcactataaatagacactcaaggctgaaagattatttttattagcATTTTAAGTAGCTTTTCATACTTATTTTCGATTGACTCAGTATCTTTGCCTTTGGATGGTTTGGGGTTCGACATGAATAGTCTTTCCCTTTCAAGATCTCACTTGTCATGACATATACTAAGGATTTAGCTAACGTGTCATTGTTTGAATCATCTACTTGCACGATGGATACCAAGTGAGGGTCTGTCTCCCAAAGACACACTTTGTTTTTNNNNNNNNNNNACCGCTCTATTTGAAGAGCCTTCAATGGTATACCATCAAAGCTAGAACAAGCTTGGCCTACTAATTTTGTTGAGGCAAAATACCAAATCAAGTGTTTTCAGGATAAACAAACAGTTAATTAACCACTAATAATGATTTGATTATGTTTCTATTTACCTTGAGTTTTTGagtgatttattcaaagatagGTGATGGAATATATTCGTTCAAAACTCAATTATATCTCCATGAAAGAAATCAAGAACACGATGTCTTACATGTCAAAATGAACTAGAGATTGATAAGAAGAACATCCTGGTTATTCCTTtataaaaacaacattaagacaATTCATTCTCCACAACCCAAATTTGAagttaaagaatatcaagactgcTCTAATCAATAGTCAAGCCTAGAACTCGAGCTAAAGGCCAAAAGAAGTAAAATAATCTCTATATTGATGACCAAATCGATCTCTAGATTGATGAGCTGTGAGCAAGCATATGAAGGAGATGAGTACAATGTTGATGCATCCGATTGTAGAAAGCCTTGCATGCTTCTGAGCCAAAAGGCTGACATTTCATAGCCCATTCAATCATGCATCCATGTTCTCCATAAAACTCAGAAGCAAGAACGTTTTGG
The genomic region above belongs to Cicer arietinum cultivar CDC Frontier isolate Library 1 chromosome 4, Cicar.CDCFrontier_v2.0, whole genome shotgun sequence and contains:
- the LOC140920023 gene encoding uncharacterized protein → MKVAWKKPRIQRYEINHVTDQRGLNYCRNEEEFNKLSIQPIISPKAYRYTIANFPDEVQINKPPLQPKKGSRPQKLEVNRAAKLQRLEGNKAAKLAATKNLDRGKSVAAAAAPNKSQPRLGKYGACLDIQIKRNMGSSNDSPIVQMNQDIFGDEYIEYLEKEQMYDLLEHKELSVTVISLYIRFLYEKVVCTRKLSNKYSFLSPHKMSMFKLDPDNVKHYIVDMFLRNKESDKLFLAPYNSGAHWVLFAINAVSEVIYYLDPVHGDYTNHPGIKNMLDTALQAKYIVEGVILMVQVVGIKLLLYLEFR